The following DNA comes from Moritella sp. 24.
TGCTCATTTTTGAGTAGGCTTTTTTGCTTTTGTATATAGCTATGATTTTAATCGGAAATCTTAACTTAAATAAGTTAGACTAATAAAGTAATTTATATTAAATATTTTCAAAATTGAATTCATTCACGGAGTAATGATGACGTTTTATAACAAACCGGCTGAAATATCAGCGTTTAATGCAAAATTTGAAGCGCAGAAAATCGCATTCGCACCAGTCGCGTTTCAGGTCGCGCGCTGTTTATTAAAGTTCGGTATTTTAAAAGCAGTAGACGAAGCGGGTAACAAAGGTATTAGTTTATCTGCATTGACAGATACGTTGGATACCAGTGAATACGGCGTTAGTGTATTGCTTGATATGGGACTAAGCATGGGTTTGGTTTGGCAACAAGGTGACAACTTTATTTTAGATAAAGTCGGTGATTTTTTGCTTAACGATGACATGGCGTTAAAGAATCTCGATTTTACTCATCATGTTTGTTATCAGGGTTTATTCGATTTGGATAAAGCCATTGAAACTGGTACCCCTGCGGGTTTACATGTGTTTGGTGATTGGAAAACAATTTACCCAGGTCTAAGTCAATTACCAGAAGAAGCGAAAAGAAGCTGGTTTGAATTTGACCATTACTATTCTGATCATGCGTTCCCTGAAGTGTTGGCGTTATTATTCGAACATCAGCCAAAGCATATCCTAGATGTTGGTGGCAACACGGGTAAATGGTCATTAGCGTGTACTAATCACGATGAAAACGTCAATGTTACTATTATGGATTTACCTGGGCAGCTTAATGTTGCGCTGGCTAACGCGAAAGATGCGGGTGTTGCTGATCGTGTGCATGGTCATGAAACGGATTTACTTGATGAAAGCCGTACCTTCTTTGATGGCGCAGACACGATCTGGATGAGTCAATTTTTAGATTGTTTCAGTAAAAGTGAAATTTTAAGTATTCTTAAGCGTGCTGCTGATGTAATGACTGCTGATAGTCGTTTGTATATCTTAGAAACTTTCTGGGATCGCCAGCCATACGAAGCGGGTGCTTATTGTGTTAATGCTACGTCTATCTACTTTACTGCTATGGCGAATGGTAATAGCCGTATGTATCACTCTAAAGATATGATGCGTTTAATTCAAGAAGCAGGTATGTATGTTGATCAAGATACTGATGATTTAGGCCTTGGTCATACACTTCTTGCTTGTAAGAAGAAATAATCGAATAAATTAAACAGTTATTTTGTAAGCGAAGGTAAGCGTTTATATTGTTGATTATACAATCGGATAGTTGTTATTGTTTTATAAAATATAATAACGCTTACATTGTAACCTATTGATATAAATTGGCTTTAAATTTAGCTGTTGATTTGTTATTGATGATTAACTAAAATGGCGGCTATATAAATAGTCGCCATTTTAGCTTTAGGAGAAACCATTGAAGTTATATATAGAAAGTATTAGCTCTTGGTCTACCTCTTGCGCTGAACAAGCGAATAAGTTAGATAAAACACAAACTAAATCATCAGCTTGGCCAAAATTAGAATTTGTGCCTGCGATGCAACGTAGACGTTTAAGCCCTTTCGCTAAGATTGCGCTTTATACGGCTGAAAATGTGTTGTCAGCTCTCTCTGGATCGTCAGGATTATCAGAAGCTAGCGATCAAGTTGATATTGTTTTTTCTAGTCGCCATGGTGACCTACATAAAACCGCAGAATTACTTACCGAGTTAACGGCTGATAACGATATTTCACCGACCGCGTTTAGCACATCGGTACATAACGCCGTACCGGGTTTATACAGTATTTTAAAACAAAATAAGCAAGCGATTAATGCAGTCTCTGCCGGAAAGGATAGTTTTTTCTATGGAATTGTGGATGCGTATGCACGCCTAAAATCAGGACGTACGAATAAAATACTTCTCGTACATGTCGATCGTGAGCTACCTGCATTATATTCGCAGTTTCAAGATGAACAACAAGTTGATCATGCAGTTGCTATGGTCGTTACGTTAACACCAACAGCGACAACATTAGCGGGTATCGACCTTTGTTTTTCAGCAGCAGAATCGGCAGTAAGTAAGCCTGAGTTACTTGAATTAAACTTACCTGCGGCCTTGTCCTTTATTCATTGGTTTGAAGGTACGGCAGATTCAGCGCTGCAATATAATTCAGAACGTCACTTTTGGACTTGCGAACGCGTTTCAGGTTCTGCAGATGCTTAAATCCGTTAATTACCTTTGGCGTTTATTTGCGACGGCCATGTGTTTTAGTTTGTTTGGTGCTGGCGCTCTCGTTTTAACCTTGTTCGTATTTCCAATTCAAAAACTGTGTATTCGTGGTGAACAAGCGCAAAAACGTACGGCGCGTAAAACCGTTCATTATAGCTTTCGTTTTTTTATTGCCACGATGGCATTTACTCGAATATTCGAATTTGACCTGCGTGATAAAGCAGAGCTTGCTCAGCGTCAAGGCCAGTTAATTCTCGCTAATCACCCTTCGTTGATCGATGTTGTTGTATTGCTTTCTATTATACCGAATGCTGATTGTGTGGTTAAAGCGCATTTATTTAGTAATCCGTTTATTCGCGGTGTCATTAAGAATACCGGGTATATCAGTAATGCCGATCCTGAATCGCTGCTTAGTGCCTGCAAGTCATCGTTAGAGCAGGGTAATAACTTGATTATTTTCCCTGAGGGAACGCGTACTGTTCCCGGAAAAGAAGTCGTTTTTCAGCGCGGCGCAGCGAATATCGCTTTGCGTTGTGAGGTACCAATTACAACGGTACTGATTAATGTTACGCCAACAACATTAACAAAAGCTGAGTCTTGGTATCAAATTCCAAGTGAAAAAGCTAAATTTACGCTGCAATTAACACGAAATGTACCCTTAATTTCAATTGCAGAAGCAACACCAATGAGTAAACAAGTCCGCCATTATTGCCGTGAACTTGAAAATTATTTTAAACAGGAACTACTACCCCATGAGTGAATTAAAAACAGAGCTAAAGCAGCTTATTATTGCTGAACTAGATCTTGAAGATATTGAAGTTGAAGATATTAACGATGCAGATGCATTATTTGTTGAAGGTTTAGGTTTAGATAGCATTGATGCGTTGGAACTGGGTCTGATTTTAAAGAAACATTACAATATCAAGATCGATGCAAATTCTGATGAAATCAAACATCACTTTTCATCTATCGATGCACTAAGTGCATTTATCACTCAGACTCGTGCAACGGCTTAATTAAGGATTCACCATGAAATCAAGAGAACAGATTTATCAAACATTAGCCGATATCTTAGTTGAAGAGTTTGAAATCGAAGCTGACGATATTAGCTTAGAAGCAAATCTATACACAGATTTAGATTTAGACAGTATCGACGCAATTGATTTAGTGATCAAATTACGTGACATTACGAACGAGAAAATCGAACCAGAAGTGTTCAAATTAGTGCGTACTGTTGAAGATGTTGTTAATGAAATTGAAAAGTTAACATCAGAAAAGTAATCACAGATTACTTTTGTTAATGATGAAAACTGTATAAATGATGAAAAAACTATTCACATTGATCTTAGGGTTATGCTTATTGCTATACCCTTTTGCTGTTTATTTCGGACTAAACTATGTTAGTCCTTTTTGGCTTGCTTTAGGTTTATTAGTGTTGCTGCTATCACGTTTAGTCATGTTGCGTGGTGTATTGGATAAAATGCCTTGGTTATTACCTGCGACTGCGCTCGGTGGATTGGCTATTACGGCTTCGTTATTCAGTGATTCTGATATTGGGTTTAAGCTCTATCCGCTCATGGTTAACTTTGCCATGTTCGCTGTATTTGCTTATTCGTATCTTAAACCTCCTACGGTTATTGAAACGTTTGCTCGATTACAAGATCCTAATTTACCTGATCATGCATTGAGTTATATCCGCAAAGTAACGCTCGTATGGTGTGGTTTTTTCATTATTAATGCCAGTATTTCATTGTATACGGCCGTATATAGTTCATTTAAAGTGTGGACGCTCTATAACGGTTTTATTGCGTATATTTTGATTGGCAGCCTTTGTGCGATTGAATTTGTTGTACGTTTAATTGTGCAGCGTCAACACGAAAAACATAGCGATGTTGACCATAATGCCGAAAAGGAAGCATAAGCAATGACGAATATGTCACTCAGCCAGTGTGATAGTTGCTTTCATATTAATAAGCAAACCGTTAGTTTTAATCAGTTTAGTGCTGATATCAGCCATGCTCGACTGGCTATCCGTCAAACAGATGCTGACAGCGTATTACTCTTCCACCAATCAAGTTATCATTTTGGTGTAGGCTTTTTTGCGCTCGCACTTGAAGGGCGCGATATTGTAATGCCGCCAAATGCACAGCAGCAAACGCTCATGCATATTGCGCCACAATGTCAGGCCACATTTGGTGATATACATGTGGACGGTCTTGTTCGTATTAATACCGCCGAAACTCATGATTCCACTACAGCGGTTGATGACTTAAAAAGTAGGGCTGAACTATTTACACCATTAGCGTGTAAAATTACCTTCTTTACTTCAGGTTCAACAGGTCAACACAAACCGATAGTAAAACAGTTTTCACAGCTTAATTGCGAAGTAGATGTATTAATCAATACTTTCACTGCGCGTTTAAATTCCTCAGAGCTGTTATTAAGTACTGTTTCTCATCAGCATATTTATGGGCTGTTATTTAAATTGTTATTGCCACTAAAATCAGGCTTAACGATTGTTAATGATACCTTTGAATACCCAGAGCATATTAGTCAGCTTTTAACAGAAGAATTAAATAAAAAGCGAGATAGAAAGTTAGCTGAAGATGACACCTTAACCGCATTATTGATCTCCAGCCCTGCGCATTTAAAACGGCTGAGTATGGATAATGTGTTGATGAAGAATAAAGCGCAGTTACAAGGTGTGTTTAGCTCGGGTGGACCATTACTTTTTGAAACGGCACAAATGCTGTTTTCACAACTGTCACAAGCACCTATCGAAGTTTTTGGTAGTACCGAAACCGGTGGGATAGCATGGCGACAATGCGAACAGGCAACACCGAGTCCTTGGCAAGTTTTCCCTGATATTAGCTATCGCATTATGGCTGAAACGGCAAAGTTGGTCTTAACATCACCGTATATTAACGATGCTGATTATGTGACTGAAGATCGTGTTAGGCGTATTGATGATCGACATTTTGAAATGCTAGGTCGTGCAGACCGTACCGTGAAGCATGAAGAAAAGCGTATTAATCTTGACCACATGGAACGTTGTTTAAAGCAACACCCGTTGGTAAACGAAGTACGTGTTATTGTGCTAAATGGTGCAAAAAAACAAGTATTAGCGGCTGTCATTGAGCTATCAGCGGCAGGGCAAGTATTAGTGATTGAGCAGGGTAAGAAAACCTTGAATGATTGTTTTAAATTACATTTACTGGGTGAATTTGAACGTATTTGTTTACCTAAGAAATGGCGTTATCCAGCGCAAATGCCATTTAATTCTCAAGGCAAATTAGTGATAAAAGAATTGGAGAGATTGTTTGACTGAATTAGTAAAAGTGAATGCAGAGATTCTGAATGTAGAGCGAGTTAGCGTCGAGAGTCTTGATGATACGGTTGTATTAAGCCTGCATATCCCAACAGATCTGGATTACTTTAAAGGTCATTTCGATCAAGCGCCAATCTTAGCGGGTGTTGTGCAACTGCATTGGGCTGCGGAATTTGCGAGACAGTACTTGGATGTGAATACTGGTGAGGTGATGGATATACAGGTATTGAAATTCCAAGAGATGATTTTACCGGGTAAAGATATCGTGCTTAAACTAACGAAAAAGACAGCCGAGAAAGTGCTATTTAGTTATCAATCTGCGGAACAAGACAGTCAATCTGGTGCGATTAAATCTCACTCATCAGGACGACTTATTTTTGCTGATGCACCTGCGATTTTGGAAGGTCAATAATGAATTATTGCATCGTTATACCCAACTATAACCATGTATTAGTCATTGATACGTTATTAGCATCATTGGCAAGCTACAACTTGCCCGTGATCATGGTGAATGATGGTAGTGATAAAGACAATGCCGCATTTATGCAGACATTGGCGGACAAGTATCGCTATCTAACCTTGGTTAATCATCAGAGTAATCAAGGGAAAGGCGCAGCAGTACACACAGGATTAAAATACGCGAAGAGCATGGGCTTTACACATGCAATCCAAGTGGATGCTGATGGCCAGCATGATATTCGTGATATTAATAAACTGGTTGAATTGTCACAGGCAGAACCTCAGGTACTTATTAGTGGTTGTCCTATTTATAATGAATCAGTGCCAAAGCATCGCTATTACGCCCGCTATTTAACTCATGTTTGGGTATGGATAGAAACATTATCGTTTGATATCAAAGATACTATGTGTGGGTTTAGGGTATATCCCCTCACTGAAACGTTAAACGTCTTGGCTAAGAATGAAAACATGGCGAAATACATGTCATTTGATACCGAGATAATTGTGCGTTTGTATTGGGATGGTGTGAATACGACATTCTTACCAACGAAGGTGAACTACCCTGAAAATGGCGTATCACATTTCCGTTTATGGGAAGATAATGTGGCTATTTCATGGATGCACACACGGTTAGTGTTCGGTATGTTAAAACGTTTACCGCAGTTATTATTGCGTAAATTTAGGAAGTAGCGGGTTATGTCAGACACTGTTCATTGGTCAAAAATGCAAGAGCGCGGTACGTTTTTAGGAATGAAAATACTGCTTTTTTGCTATCGTGTTTTAGGTCGTACTGGCTTCTCGATGATTCTTTATCCTGTCATCGTGTATTTGTATTTCACGGGCGGTGAAAGTAAAAATGCATCTTTAAATTACCTTGGTAAAGTAGCAAAGCGTAAGGGCTGGGCAAAACAGCCGGGGCATCGAGAAGGTATTAGACATTTCTATACTTTTGCGCAAGGCGCATTTGATAAGATAGACGCTTGGACTGGCAAGATCAGCATAGAACAAGTGGAATATAATTATTGCGATAAGTTTAAGCAAGTACTGGAAAACGATCGCGGTGCAGTATTTATTGGCTCGCATCTGGGTAATTTAGAAGTATGCCGAACGTTAAGCGTGGGAAAATATACTACCCGTATTAATGTGTTAGTGTTTACTCATCATGCGATCGAGTTTAATAAGATCATGCAAAAAATTAACCCGAATGTGAATGTTAACTTTATCCAAGTGACAGATGTCGGTGTTGATCTCGCTATTTTACTAAAGCAACGTGTTGAAGCGGGTGAGAAGGTTGTGATTGTGGGTGACCGCACGAGCACCAGTACGCCAGGCCGCGTTGTTTATGCCGATTTTTTAGGTCAGCAAGCACCGTTTTCACAAGGGCCGTTTATTTTAGCCTCGTTGTTAGAGTGTCCTGTGTACTACCTGTTTTGTTTGAAAGACGGTGATAAATACCGCCTTATTTTCGAACATGTATCAGATAAATTGAAGTTTGCACGAAAAACCAGACAAGCCGAAATTGGCGAGTTAATTAATCAATATGCACAAAGGTTAGAACACTTTTGCCTGCAATACCCGTATCAATGGTTTAACTTTTTTGATTTTTGGCAAGAAGACCATAAAGTAGAACGTAAGAAATAGTTTGGAGAAGTCAGTGGCTACCACTAAAGCAACAATTAAGTTTGGCGAATCACGTTTAACGATTGAAGATATCGTTGCAATTGCGAAACAAGAAAAACATGTCAGCATCAGTGATGCACCAGAATTAACCAATAAGATTGATTCTGCTTTAGCTTTCTTAGATAGCTTATTAAAAGAAGATGGCGTTATTTATGGTGTAACAACGGGTTATGGCGATTCGGTAACGGTTAAGGTACCGCTAAGTTTAGTTAATGAATTACCATTACACCTTACCCGTTTTCATGGCTGTGGTTTAGGTCAATTGTTTAGTACGGTAGAAGGTCGCGCTATTTTGGCGACACGTCTGAATTCTTTAGCACAAGGTTATTCTGGCGTAAGCTGGGAAATGCTGCATTTACTCGCGGCCTATTTAGAACACGATATAATTCCTGCTATCCCGCAAGAAGGTTCTGTAGGAGCAAGTGGTGATTTGACGCCATTATCTTATGTTGCAGGCGCACTTGTGGGCGAACGTGATGTTTATTATAAAGACCAGATCCGTAACAGTGGTGAAGTCATGGCTGAATTGGGCCTAACACCATTAGTGTTACGACCAAAAGAAGGCTTGGCGATCATGAATGGCACCGCGGTAATGACAGCGGTTGCATGTTTAGCTTTTGATCGTGCAGAGTACCTCACTAAACTAGCGGCGCGTATTACTGCAATGGCGAGTTTGTCTATTAAAGGCAACAGTCATCATTTTGACGAGATCTTATTCTCTGTTAAACCGCACCCAGGTCAACAGCAAGTGGCTACGTGGATCCGTAATGATTTAAATCACGCGGAACACCCACGTAATGCAGACCGCTTACAAGATCGTTATTCTATTCGTTGTGCACCACACGTTATCGGTGTACTACAAGACTCACTGCCTTGGTTCCGTCAAATGATTGAGAACGAGCTAAATTCTGCTAACGATAACCCGATTATTGATGGTCAAGGTGAGCATGTACTTCACGGTGGCCATTTCTATGGCGGTCATATTGCAATGGCAATGGACAGCATGAAAACGGCCGTGGCTAACTTAGCCGACCTTGCTGATCGTCAATTAGCATCACTGGTTGATACTAAATATAACAACGGCTTGCCATCTAACTTATCGATGAGTGATGAGTCTCGTCGTTACATCAACCATGGTTTTAAAGCGATGCAAATTGGTGCGTCAGCATACACTGCGGAAGCATTGAAACAAACCATGCCTGCAAGTGTGTTCTCACGCTCTACAGAATGTCATAACCAAGACAAAGTAAGCATGGGTACTATCGCGTCACGTGATGCAATGCGTGTGTTACAGTTGACTGAACAAGTATTAGCAACGACATTATTGGCAACAGTGCAAGGTTTACGTATTCGTATTGAACGTCAAGAATTGGACTTAACGAGCTTACCAATTGCTGTTCAAGATATGTATAACGACATTTGTAGTTTCTTCGAACCATTAGTAGAAGATCGACCAATGGAAAGCTTATTACGCTTTACAATTGACGCTATTCAAACCCAGCGTTGGGCGCTCTATCAGTAAACAGAGTAATAAGACGGTTTACCATAAGGAAGTCGAATAAATGAGTAAAAACAGTTTATTATCAGAATCCGTGATTATTGATGTTCCATTCCATGATTGCGATCCGATGAATGTGGTTTGGCATGGTAATTACGCGCGCTATTTTGAAGTGGCGCGCAGCGCGTTACTACGTAAAATGAATTACGATTATGAAGATATGAGTAAATCAGGTTATGTGTGGCCGATTGTTGA
Coding sequences within:
- a CDS encoding class I SAM-dependent methyltransferase is translated as MTFYNKPAEISAFNAKFEAQKIAFAPVAFQVARCLLKFGILKAVDEAGNKGISLSALTDTLDTSEYGVSVLLDMGLSMGLVWQQGDNFILDKVGDFLLNDDMALKNLDFTHHVCYQGLFDLDKAIETGTPAGLHVFGDWKTIYPGLSQLPEEAKRSWFEFDHYYSDHAFPEVLALLFEHQPKHILDVGGNTGKWSLACTNHDENVNVTIMDLPGQLNVALANAKDAGVADRVHGHETDLLDESRTFFDGADTIWMSQFLDCFSKSEILSILKRAADVMTADSRLYILETFWDRQPYEAGAYCVNATSIYFTAMANGNSRMYHSKDMMRLIQEAGMYVDQDTDDLGLGHTLLACKKK
- a CDS encoding beta-ketoacyl synthase chain length factor, with amino-acid sequence MKLYIESISSWSTSCAEQANKLDKTQTKSSAWPKLEFVPAMQRRRLSPFAKIALYTAENVLSALSGSSGLSEASDQVDIVFSSRHGDLHKTAELLTELTADNDISPTAFSTSVHNAVPGLYSILKQNKQAINAVSAGKDSFFYGIVDAYARLKSGRTNKILLVHVDRELPALYSQFQDEQQVDHAVAMVVTLTPTATTLAGIDLCFSAAESAVSKPELLELNLPAALSFIHWFEGTADSALQYNSERHFWTCERVSGSADA
- a CDS encoding 1-acyl-sn-glycerol-3-phosphate acyltransferase → MLKSVNYLWRLFATAMCFSLFGAGALVLTLFVFPIQKLCIRGEQAQKRTARKTVHYSFRFFIATMAFTRIFEFDLRDKAELAQRQGQLILANHPSLIDVVVLLSIIPNADCVVKAHLFSNPFIRGVIKNTGYISNADPESLLSACKSSLEQGNNLIIFPEGTRTVPGKEVVFQRGAANIALRCEVPITTVLINVTPTTLTKAESWYQIPSEKAKFTLQLTRNVPLISIAEATPMSKQVRHYCRELENYFKQELLPHE
- a CDS encoding phosphopantetheine-binding protein, which encodes MSELKTELKQLIIAELDLEDIEVEDINDADALFVEGLGLDSIDALELGLILKKHYNIKIDANSDEIKHHFSSIDALSAFITQTRATA
- a CDS encoding acyl carrier protein, with the translated sequence MKSREQIYQTLADILVEEFEIEADDISLEANLYTDLDLDSIDAIDLVIKLRDITNEKIEPEVFKLVRTVEDVVNEIEKLTSEK
- a CDS encoding AMP-binding protein, giving the protein MTNMSLSQCDSCFHINKQTVSFNQFSADISHARLAIRQTDADSVLLFHQSSYHFGVGFFALALEGRDIVMPPNAQQQTLMHIAPQCQATFGDIHVDGLVRINTAETHDSTTAVDDLKSRAELFTPLACKITFFTSGSTGQHKPIVKQFSQLNCEVDVLINTFTARLNSSELLLSTVSHQHIYGLLFKLLLPLKSGLTIVNDTFEYPEHISQLLTEELNKKRDRKLAEDDTLTALLISSPAHLKRLSMDNVLMKNKAQLQGVFSSGGPLLFETAQMLFSQLSQAPIEVFGSTETGGIAWRQCEQATPSPWQVFPDISYRIMAETAKLVLTSPYINDADYVTEDRVRRIDDRHFEMLGRADRTVKHEEKRINLDHMERCLKQHPLVNEVRVIVLNGAKKQVLAAVIELSAAGQVLVIEQGKKTLNDCFKLHLLGEFERICLPKKWRYPAQMPFNSQGKLVIKELERLFD
- a CDS encoding glycosyltransferase family 2 protein; amino-acid sequence: MNYCIVIPNYNHVLVIDTLLASLASYNLPVIMVNDGSDKDNAAFMQTLADKYRYLTLVNHQSNQGKGAAVHTGLKYAKSMGFTHAIQVDADGQHDIRDINKLVELSQAEPQVLISGCPIYNESVPKHRYYARYLTHVWVWIETLSFDIKDTMCGFRVYPLTETLNVLAKNENMAKYMSFDTEIIVRLYWDGVNTTFLPTKVNYPENGVSHFRLWEDNVAISWMHTRLVFGMLKRLPQLLLRKFRK
- a CDS encoding acyltransferase, with amino-acid sequence MSDTVHWSKMQERGTFLGMKILLFCYRVLGRTGFSMILYPVIVYLYFTGGESKNASLNYLGKVAKRKGWAKQPGHREGIRHFYTFAQGAFDKIDAWTGKISIEQVEYNYCDKFKQVLENDRGAVFIGSHLGNLEVCRTLSVGKYTTRINVLVFTHHAIEFNKIMQKINPNVNVNFIQVTDVGVDLAILLKQRVEAGEKVVIVGDRTSTSTPGRVVYADFLGQQAPFSQGPFILASLLECPVYYLFCLKDGDKYRLIFEHVSDKLKFARKTRQAEIGELINQYAQRLEHFCLQYPYQWFNFFDFWQEDHKVERKK
- the hutH gene encoding histidine ammonia-lyase, whose product is MATTKATIKFGESRLTIEDIVAIAKQEKHVSISDAPELTNKIDSALAFLDSLLKEDGVIYGVTTGYGDSVTVKVPLSLVNELPLHLTRFHGCGLGQLFSTVEGRAILATRLNSLAQGYSGVSWEMLHLLAAYLEHDIIPAIPQEGSVGASGDLTPLSYVAGALVGERDVYYKDQIRNSGEVMAELGLTPLVLRPKEGLAIMNGTAVMTAVACLAFDRAEYLTKLAARITAMASLSIKGNSHHFDEILFSVKPHPGQQQVATWIRNDLNHAEHPRNADRLQDRYSIRCAPHVIGVLQDSLPWFRQMIENELNSANDNPIIDGQGEHVLHGGHFYGGHIAMAMDSMKTAVANLADLADRQLASLVDTKYNNGLPSNLSMSDESRRYINHGFKAMQIGASAYTAEALKQTMPASVFSRSTECHNQDKVSMGTIASRDAMRVLQLTEQVLATTLLATVQGLRIRIERQELDLTSLPIAVQDMYNDICSFFEPLVEDRPMESLLRFTIDAIQTQRWALYQ